CCGCCCGACCGCTGTTCTCTCCGGCGGAGACCCGGCGGATATCCGCCCGCAGCCCGCTACCGCCCAGGTCAGCGCCACGCAGCCGTCCGGCGGTCCCCGCCCGGAGACCGAGCAGCTTCCGCTCCCGGCCAACCTCGTTGCCTCGGTGAGCGCCGGAGCCCCGGCGCCGAAGGCCGCGAGCGTGGCCTCCCTGGTCCGCCTCGCCGTGGCGGAGGTCGGCGACGACCCAAAAGCGGTGACGGCCTGGGTGAGCGCCAGGACGACGAAGCCGGTGCGGCCGGACACGGTCGCCCGGGAGATCCGCAGCACGAGGAACACCCCCACCAACACCAAGGCCGGCGGCTTCGGGTTCGCCGCCGGGAGGAGCTGACCATGGCCGAGCCGCGCTACTACACCACCGCCGAGAAGGCCAAGCTCGCCTGGCTGGTCGGCCGGGCCGCCGCCGGGGGCGACCGCGCCAAGATCGGCGCCAAGATCGACGAGATCCAGGCGGAGGCGGTGGCCCGCGAGGAGGCCGAGGACGCCGCCCGCGAGAAGGCCAAGCAGGACGCCCGGGAGGCGAAGGCGAAGGCCCAGGCCGAGCGCCGCGCGAACCGCTGGTTCTGATCGACCATCAGGGGCGGGCCCGAGGGGCCCGCCCCGTACTACCCGAACCACCTCGAAGGAGAGCACCATGCGCAAGTCCGTGATCAAGACCACCCCGATCGGCCTGCGGGCGGGCGACACCCTCCGGGACACCGGGGCGGTCGTTGACCACATCGTGACCGGCGTCGCTGCTGGCCGGATCGACGTGGTGACCGACAGGGGCACCCGCCGTATGAGCTCCACCCACATCGTCAGCGTCATCCGCTAACCACCCCGAGGAGATCCCCATGGACACCACCACCCGCGAAGCGCTCGTGGCCTTCCAGCGGCTCCGTACCGCACTCGCCGTCGTCGCCCTGGACCCCGCGCGGCGGGCCCGTGCGACGGATTTCACGGCCCCGCTCCAGGTCCTGGCCGAGGAGGCCAACGCCAAGATGACCGCCGCCGGATTCCTGGACGCGTCCGGGCCGACCGTCACCACGCAGGAGATCGAGGCGCTGATCCGTCAGGCCGGGCTCACCGCCCTCTGACCAACCCCGGGGCGGGCCCGGCCGGGCCCGCCCGCCCCACCAGAGAGGAGCACGACATGAGCAGCATCCAGGTAGGCGACGAGGTCGAGGTGACCTCGGGCCGGTACGCCGGTGGTCGGGGCCGGGTCGTCTGGGTCGGGCCGGAGGACGTCGAGATCCGGGGGCTGATCGGCTGGTTGGCCGAGGCGTTCTGTTCCCTGCCGCGCGTCCGCCCCGCCGACCTGCGCCGGATCGGCCCCGCCGACCGGGCCTGACCGACCACCCACCAGGGGAGGCCCACCGGCCGCCCCTCCCGCACGAAGGAGAGACCCCTGATGAGTGAGACCCCGCGCCGAACGCTGCACCACTACCCGGCGTTCACCGCCCCACAGCGGCCGAGGCCTACGCGGACGCCCCCGACCTGGACCAGGAGGCGGAGGTGCTGGCCCGGCTCTCCCAAGATCCGGAGCTGGACGGCTGCCGGGAGATCGCCCTCCGGGAGGCGGCATTGGCCGACCGGCGGTGGTGGCGGAGCCGGACCGAGCTGGACGGCCTACTCGCCGAGTCGGCGGCGTACGCGCTCCAGCAGCGCGACCGGCTTCACCCGGAGGACGTCCAGGGTCCGATCGGCCCGGACAGCATCGAGTGGGACGCCCCCGGTGGGACCCGGGCCTACGTCCGCCAGGAGTACTGGCACTGGCACAACGTCCCGCCGGGCTGCGGCCCGTGCCCGCCGGAGGACCCGTGCCCGTGGCACGCGGAGCACGGCACCCGCTGAACGGGTGACCGAGAAGAACCGAAATCCGTGGGCCATCTGTCGCAGGTGGCGCGCACACTGACAGATCACCTGCTGATCTCTGATCAACGAGGGGACGCCGGGCGGGGGTGACGCCCCGCCCGGCAGCAGGCTCCCCAAGGCAATGGAGAGGAGAGCACCACATGGCCATCCTGGCAGCCGCGAGAGGCGTCCACAGCGCCGTATCCGGCCTCGCTCAGGTGTCGCCCTCCGCGCACCCGTCCGGCCCCGCTACGGGCACCCCAGCGCCCGCCGGTAACGGCACCGGCAACGCCATCGCGGGCGCGATCTGGAGCGTCATCGAGTGGATCGGCAAGGTCACCCACCTGACCCCGCTCGGCGTGCTGCTGGCGCTCGGCGGGATCGGCTGGCTGATCAGCCAGATGCCGAAGCTGCCCAAGCGCACCGCCCAGCAGAAGGCGACCGACGAGGCGATCGGCAAGGCCGGAAAAGCCACCGCGGCTTGCCTCGGCCGGTTCCTCACCGGGCGCCCGATCAGCGCGAAGACCGCCGCCGCGAAGAAGGCCGGCGGAGCGTCGTTCTGGAACAACGCGCTGCCCGAGCCGGAGCCGCTGTCCGCGCCCCCGGCCGCGATGGGCGCCATCGCCCTGCCCGGCCCGGCGACCGGCCCCGACTTCCGCGAGGTCCTGGCCGACCGACTCACGGACTTCCAGGACTGGGTGGCCACCCTGCCGGTGCCCCGCCTCCTGGTGCAGCTCTCCGACGTCGGCACGATCGTGGCCTACTACCTGGCCGTGGCCGGGCGCTGGCTGGCCCGGGGCGTGCGCGGCGTGCTGATGCTGCCCGTCGCCCTGTGGCGCGGCGTGGCCTCCTACGGCCGGTGGGCGTACGTCTCCGTGCTGACCGTGCGCGCGGCCGTCCCGGGCGTGTGGGCCCTGTACGAGGTGGCCCGGGCCGCACCCAGGCCGGCCTTTTGGTGGTCGGCCTGGGTGCCGTGGTCGGCGCGGCCACCGGCCCGGACGGTCAGGGGCACTGGCACGCTCCCCGCCC
Above is a window of Streptomyces kaniharaensis DNA encoding:
- a CDS encoding KOW motif-containing protein, encoding MSSIQVGDEVEVTSGRYAGGRGRVVWVGPEDVEIRGLIGWLAEAFCSLPRVRPADLRRIGPADRA